A region of the Drosophila subpulchrella strain 33 F10 #4 breed RU33 chromosome 3L, RU_Dsub_v1.1 Primary Assembly, whole genome shotgun sequence genome:
TCCATTATTAGCCGGGGCGAAAGGTGCGGATTTGCGAGGCACTTATTTGTCTCATTTTGCAGTGCGGACAGCCCCAGTCTGGCCCTCGCCTTGAGCCGGCCATTAGCAAATCGATCGGAGTCTGCAAATCATAGGGCCGCGTCGTCGATTAACTTGTGGTCAAATCAAATGCGATTCAATATCCTAGCAACGCATACGGCTACACTGGCAATCTGCTCAAAAGGAGCAAAGCTCCATTCAATTCGGCTAAATAATCGGTGCTGGGGGTGGGCCTCTTAAGAACCTAAACTGTTGATAATAATGGTACACATTAATGGTGGGCAATTTCATCGGCTTTTAACACTACTTTCTAAAGAAAAAGGTATACagaattttaagaaatataattagATAGTATCAAGCAGTGCTTCCATTTTGTCTAaatttttttgacattttattAAGATAGAGTATCATTtctttattaacattttttagctCTCACTTTATTAATTCAAGCACTGGCACAGCATCTCAACAATTTCGCAttgatatatataaaaaaactaacatttaaaattaatataatttttaaatttcattttaaatgtaattcaaTTGTTTaagcttttaatttttaagccTTAGGTTGGATAGGTTCTTATTACTTAATTCAATGTCCCTGTTCCTGATCCTATCTTTTTCCCAGTTTTCAAATTTGTTCTTTCTGTTCGTTATTCGTCTGTCTGGATATTTGCaactatttataatatttttatggtGACTTCAAATTGAGACAGGTTGAATGACTATAGCGGATTATGGTAGATATGTGGGTAATGCAAATGATACTTGTTTTTGTGTATGATCTTAACctaacttaaaattttttataaattagcATAAGCTACCTTATGCCCCAGAATCACTTTTCAGGTTATTAGGCCAGAATTCGCACttgaattaaaattctcaaTTTTTTCAGCACCCctatatttcattttatttcgcTCAGTGCGGTGGATAACTCAGCTTAATAAAATTCTAGCGAGAGCACACTCCACAATTATCTAGTTCACGCACCACTTATAGCAAGTACACATCTGCTGCTCGCGTGGAGGGTGTATCGGCTAATGAGATCAGGATGGTGCCCATGCTAACCGGATCGTATTTTTCTACGTAATCACCACTGGTCACACTGTTTTTGTCCTTTTTTCGAAGCTTTGCATTTCAGAACaggtttgttttgtttattttgtgaATTAAAATGAGATTTAAAGTAACTTAATACAAGCCAGCAGGCCAACATGAGCGACAGTGATGACAGCTTCAGCTCGGCTTTGGAAGCCCCTCTAGTGGATATTCGTTATCCACTCGGAAACGGAGAGGTGGACAGTCTGCGAAAGAAATTGGATCGCATTGTTTTGATCCAGCAGACGGATACGAAATACCACAAAGCCTTGGAGGACATGAGGGATCAGACCAGCATATCCCTGCTGGTGGAGCCCAGTTTTTACGGGCGCCATCAGGCCACATCCGTTCTGGCGGTGGCCACGGCCAATGACACGTACATTTTCGACATCAAGGCACTGGGCTGCATATTCCCGGAGCTGGCCAGGATCCTGGAGGCGGAGCAGCCGCGCAAGGTGGTGCACTACAGCCACCGCATCGCCGATCATATGCGCCACAAGCACCGGCTTACGTTGGGCGGAATCTGCGACTCCTTTGTGGCCCTGTGCTTGGCCCGCCAGGATCGATCGCCATGCTCCCTGCCGGAGGCTATATCCCTGGTCTTTGGCCTACCAATGGAGGACCTCGTCTGCGAGGAGGTGATCGGAGCCAGCGAGTCGCGGAGGAACTTCACCACTCGCCCACTGACCCGCAGTCAACTGAGGTACATGGCCAAGATGGTCCAGCTGCAGCACTTAATGCACGATCGCTTGATTTACGGCAGCATTTGCGCCGAGGTGCAACGCATGTCCTTGGAGTTCAGCCATAACTACTCGGGCTTCCGATCCTGCGATGTGGCCATCAACATGGGACCCAGCAGTCGCTTTGGGTTCCACCTCATAGATCCCAGCTACAAGATGAACGACGACCGAGGAATCACGCTGCCCACGCCCGACGAGATCGAACGCCAAGAGTTGGAGCACAAAAAAAGTCGCAAGTAACACAGGTCGACCAAAAAAGTCTTTATAAATGGAGCACCACGAGAATATTGGTTAGAAATTACCTCATAGAAATACGTTCATCCGTTCGCATGCTGACAAGCTCAAGGATTTGCATGAActgcttttttatttaattaagttattttttatgtacaaGTAGTTCAGCTTACACAAgttaaatcataaaaaaaagtattctgtattaatattaatgaatttAACTTAGTTACTAAGAAAAaaagttgttttttttatttttatatcatttttaaaaattcacaataaatttataacaaAATGCAATTTAAGTTTACCTATTAACGTTTGAATATTGTTCGAAGGGACCGTAAggattataattttgttttgagAATCATAAACTAAGACATTGtgttgatttttaaaaaaaacaagtctgatatatattgattttttatttcaaaagatcTTTCATAGAAATTTATAATGGCCTTTGTCCAAAAGAATCTGAGATAGTATACACttgatataatttatttttatttacatgtgtccaaaataaaagatatttggacttcaatttataaagtcaaaataaaagtattttcGTTGTAGCGACATTGATGAAAAAGATATTACACAGTAGGTAATTCATCAAATGAATAGATAAACATTTTACATTAGATATTTATGAAGTATTATCTGAAACAGGAAACCACGTTTGGGTTGTGGGGGTTTAAGAATTCATTTTTTTACACATTTCTATACTCTCCCCGTCCCATATATAAACTTTTGGTGGATAACCCAACGTATTCAACAATTGATCCATTTTAGGAATACCTAACAAAAGATTCTCTCAAAGTTTCaatggttttatttaaaaattcattaatATAGTCTTTGGTTTTGATTGGATTCCACATTTTTTGAATaagaaaatttcaaaaaaactTCAAACACAAACTAGAATCATTATCAACACCTACTTTATTTTCAAGTGTACCGGCTAAATTATATCGATATCGATAGATTTTGTTAATGGTTAATAAGTGGTCACCCTAAAAAGAATAGCAAATCAGCTGGAAGTCAAGATAAAAGGTGGGAAACAATACAAGATCTTCAAAATCTTAGCGTTAAGTAAATAAAGTGGATAGAAATAAATTTGCATGATCACAAAGATGGGGAGGAAATCCAAGAAGACAATCCCAAGAAATCCAGAGGTCCAAAAGACCATCAAAAGTGAACGGGATCCTGGTGAATTAAATGAAAGTCATAACGAGGCACAGTCCGctgtttttataaaaacagAAG
Encoded here:
- the LOC119553410 gene encoding protein Exd1 homolog encodes the protein MSDSDDSFSSALEAPLVDIRYPLGNGEVDSLRKKLDRIVLIQQTDTKYHKALEDMRDQTSISLLVEPSFYGRHQATSVLAVATANDTYIFDIKALGCIFPELARILEAEQPRKVVHYSHRIADHMRHKHRLTLGGICDSFVALCLARQDRSPCSLPEAISLVFGLPMEDLVCEEVIGASESRRNFTTRPLTRSQLRYMAKMVQLQHLMHDRLIYGSICAEVQRMSLEFSHNYSGFRSCDVAINMGPSSRFGFHLIDPSYKMNDDRGITLPTPDEIERQELEHKKSRK